A stretch of DNA from Lycium ferocissimum isolate CSIRO_LF1 chromosome 4, AGI_CSIRO_Lferr_CH_V1, whole genome shotgun sequence:
ATCTTAAACATGTTAGCCAGTCCATCCTTGTACCCACAATCgctacaaacatatataatctTCTACATTTTACAGAACCCTTTTGTATGAATTATAGAGATTCTTAAAGACTAATGCCTTCATtgcaatttaagtgtcttactttctttattggtctgtcccaaaaagaatgtctctttctGTATTTAGTAGGTTTTTCGATTCCAAAAAATTctacatgacaagtttaaaaacacaagatttaaaggaccacacacatatttaatttaagaccacaagatttaaaaatttCGATTTGTTTCTTAAACTCTATACCCATTCAAACTAAGACATTTAAATTGGGGAGGGAGTACATAATATTTAAGATTTCTAGGTTAATAAATATCTGGCTTTTATAGCATCttagcttttctttttaaaaaaaaaataaaaaaaaaatctatctaATCCTTAAAACAAAGAACTCATTTTCCAGAACTTTATCAAGCATCACTTTATATcatctccctctctctctctctctctctctcgtacTGTGTAGGCATCTGACAAAtttaagaagaagagaaaggaaataTTTCTACATTCATTCCTCCAGTGTGTTCCAGTTGACCAGACTGCAGAGACCACTAAATATTCCAGTGTAAAAAACACCATAAACTTGAAGCCCACATGTTGTACAAAAACATGCAATTGATGAAATAATACATCTATTAAGTACAgtattcatcatcatcatcagaaGAAATtatgttcgtatatatatgatcaaaGAAAGATCATTGGAATAAAGACTAGCTATGGAAGGAAATCATCAAGAAAGAGTATTAAACAATAATTATGATCTACAAGAAGTCTCCTTTTCAACTGccaataatattcatgaaaTGGGATTTGTACACTTTGACGATCATCAAAACCAAGTTATGAGCTTTTTATCCCCTCTCTCACAATCTTCTCAAATTCCTCTCACCGCCGCGACACAAACCCTAGCTGCTGCCACCAATAATGGTAGCAGTTCCATAGGGTTTAGCCACATTGACCTCGTCAATAGATCTTCTTGGAACGACGATCAGGTAGTTTAATTTCTCGAAATTAGACTATATGCTTTGGTGTtgattttatttctaaaattatttttggggtTCAGGCAAGGAGCGGAGGTAGGTTACAGTGAGAATTGAAATTACGCTTATTTCGTATTTACGAGATGGATTATCGAATATGATGAACTCGTTTCACACTATAATATACTACTTACATAGTCTCAACTCTTTTGGGATTTTTCGATTTATTTCTTGTGGTACTTTTTGTTACTGACTTAATTTGCTTATTATGTGATCAATTTGACATAGGTGGAATCACTGGATCCCAAGGCTGTTAATGACGAAAATTGCAGCGGAAATGCTAGCGAGGGTAACAATTCGTGGTATATTAGCACTCTCTCTTCTTAGATCTTTcaacaaaacccaaaaatgaaaatatctCCGAGAATAGAATGAGTTCAATAGTTGTTAAAACTTGacattacaagaaaaaatatatttggcaacaaagatttttttgttgtcatatattgattattgttgcaaaaagtacttttggcaacaaaaaaaaaaatttattgcatgaacttttcccaacggctgttattgcaacaacgtgcaacaattttttttttttttttttttttttttgtcaaaagtactttttgcaacaataaccAATACTattgcaacaaaattaaattctttggcaacaaaaaaatcatttgccaacaataaaattaagttattgccaaatataaaaaattttgttgcgatttctatattttcttgtaGTGTGAGTTTTGTTTTTGTATAAGAAATATTGGGTGCGGCCCTTTCTTGACCCTGCTAACGCGGGATATTTTTTGCACCGGCCTATGCTTTTTTAATAATGAGTTCAACATTGCATCCCCTATGCTCTAGCTAGAACGGCTGTTTTATGTATATCCCACAAGAATGTCAGGAAATGCAGACTTGAAAAGGAGAAATCTAGCAAGAAGCTTATTTTTTGagtagatttttttaaaaaaagaaaaaaaagtgtgCAGCTTTTGTAGTTGTGAAGTCTTATGATCTCTCTTTGATCCTTGTATTttgttaaaaaggaaaaacattaCTATATAGTGTAACTTAAATACTTCCATAAGTTAGAGACAATTTCATTCTCCAAACGCTTATAAGCTTCTTTATGctttaatttataattatatGAGAATCTGTGGAAGATGTAACTATTCATGCAAACAGATTCTTGCAGGATTTTGGTTGCGTCATCTTATCTTTGTAATGTCTCTCTCCTGCTACAATCAACTATGTGGTGTTTGAGTGACTAGCGCTTGTAGATCCACTAATGCTATCAACAGATGACTTATTGGCTACATACCCCAGAAATTTCTCATAGGAGTATTAGTTAGTATAATCATTAATtcttcaaagaaaaataaatatgtagGTGGAGGAGTGAGAAAGGGAAAGTGAAGGTGAGAAGAAAGCTTAGAGAGCCAAGATTTTGTTTCCAAACAAGGACTGATAttgatgttcttgatgatggTTACAAATGGAGGAAGTATGGTCAAAAAGTTGTCAAGAACAGCCTTCATCCAAGGTATGTAatcatttttcttaatttaccCTAATAAATATTGAGTTGGTTATTTAGATTCTCTAAATGATAACTACAAGTACACTGTCAGTATAAGTTAAATCCAAAAATGTGTTACGTACTATATTCACCATATATAGAACTATAGTTATGCTTTCTCTCTTCAACTTGACAATTTCTGAAAATAATTTGGCCTTAACTTCTCTGCACTCGAGATTCTTTTCCAAATTAAACTAGCTAGTGGAAAATTTATTGCTATACTGTTGCTAAGtcactttatttttcttatgaGAATTTGTTGAATgcataagaaaaaaaaggtgGCAAAAAGATAAGCAGcatacactactaaaaaatctctattttcccACTGATTTTTCACTGAAAAATATTCAGTGGTTACTTCCTAATGAAAAATCTTCAGTGGTtatttcccactgaatgtcggtggaaAAACTTAAATACTAGTGTTTTCACACGGAAAAAGTATGAAGTTTCCAAGCGTTTCTGTAAGAACCTGTTTCCCACCATGCGTTTTCCCAGTGAACTGGTTTGGTGGgaatgaggtgggaaaatcatgtttcCCACTGAATATCGGTGGGAAAAACATCTTTTTATAGTGGTGATATACTTAAAGTATTTCTTCCTTCCCTTTGAACAATTGTGATcttaaaacaagtcatagatataaATCGTTTCATTGaacataaaatgaaaatttaaagttaaattatttttaaataaaaatttgatatttgctacatttcaatttgtttgtcttattctcctttttagtattttttttttaaaaaaaaagctcaTGTATAGTTTGGGATAGGCTTCTGAGGTCCTATTGGATAGGATAGAAATTAGTCTAGTCTCATCTCAAGGATCACTAATAGTTTGGGATGTCAAACACACACTCAAATGTATGAATGTTACTTCATcgcaatttatgtggcacttttttggatttcaagagtcaaataaaaaaagtttgacc
This window harbors:
- the LOC132053655 gene encoding probable WRKY transcription factor 12; protein product: MEGNHQERVLNNNYDLQEVSFSTANNIHEMGFVHFDDHQNQVMSFLSPLSQSSQIPLTAATQTLAAATNNGSSSIGFSHIDLVNRSSWNDDQVESLDPKAVNDENCSGNASEGNNSWWRSEKGKVKVRRKLREPRFCFQTRTDIDVLDDGYKWRKYGQKVVKNSLHPRSYYRCTHSNCRVKKRVERLSEDCRMVITTYEGRHNHSPCDDSNSSENDCFASF